A segment of the Phycisphaerae bacterium genome:
GGCATGCCACCGGAGGTCATCGAGCGCATCTTCGAGCCCTTCTTCACCACCAAGGCCAAGGGAAAGGGAACGGGGCTGGGCCTCTCCACGGTTTACGGCATCATCCGACAATGCGGGGGGGATGTAACGGTCGAGAGCCGGCCCGGAGAAGGAAGCCTCTTTCGCGTGCGATTGCCGCGCAGCCCGGTCGCATCCGGGACCGAGCCTCACACGCGCGTCACGAGCGACCCCAAGGGCGGGGAAACGATCCTCGTTTGCGAGGACGAAAAAGAAGTCCTGGAGCTCGTGCGGAACACGCTTACCGAGCAGGGATATAACGTGATTGCGGCGAGCGACTCACGCGAGGCCCTAGATGCGGCACGGCGAATCGGGGGAAATCTCGATCTCCTGCTGACCGACATCATCATGCCCAACATGAACGGCCGGCAGCTTGCCGAGAAAATATCCCAATTTGTCCCACAGGTTCGCATCCTGTACATGACGGGCTATTCGTCGGACCTTCTGGGTCTCGATGAGCTGCCGAGCACATCCTGGATCGGCAAGCCTTTTCGGGCCGCCGACCTGCTGCGCCGGGTCCGCGAGCTTCTCGACCAGTCGTAACGCGGCGGCCGCTCCCCCGCGACTCCCTTCTTCGGCGCGCGCCGGTTCCCAGCCGACGCCTGCGCGGCGTACAGGGTAAGGTTTTTTTTGGGGGAATCCGGCTTGGAATACGCTTGACAGCCGTCGCGGATTCATGTAACCTTATGGTTACATATGAAGCCTGAATCCATGGACGCGGTCTTTCAGGCGCTGGCGCACAAGACTCGGAGGAGGATGCTCGACATCGTGCGCAACAGTCCGGGTTGCAACGTCAACGACATCGCGGCGCACTTCGAGGTGAGCCGCATTGCCGTGATGAAACACCTGGGCGTGCTGGAGACCGCCGGGTTGGTCATTTCCGAAAAGAAAGGACGGGACCGTCGTTTCCGCGTGAACACGGTCCCCATTCGGATGATCTACGAACGCTGGACGACCGCATACAGCGCCCTGTGGGCCGGGGCGCTGACTGATATCAAATATCGCATCGAGGCCAAGAACAGGAAAGGGAAGCGCAAATGAGCGAAACGGAACGTGCCGTGTTCAAGGTGCACATCCGGGGCCGGATCGAAGACGTCTGGCAGGAGATCACCAAGACCGATTCTCTTCAGAAGGCGATATTCAACGCCCGCCTGCATACCAACGGATTGAAGCCGGGCGGGAAGATGCAGATGCGCTCGGCGAACGGCAAATATGTCATCGTCGTCGGTGATGTCCTGGAGTTCGACCCGCCCCACCGATTCTCGCACACGTTCAAGTTCACGACGCTTCCCGATCCGCCCTGCAAAGTAACCTACGACCTCAAGGAAGTAAGCGACAGCGTGGAGTTTACGTTGACCGTCGATGACATGCCCAAGGGCACGCAAACCGCCAAGCATATGACTACCGGCGGCAAGACGATCGTGGACACGCTGAAAGTCGTCGTGGAGACCGGCAAGCCACCGTTCGGCGTTCGGTTCGGCTATGCCATGCAGGCGGTCATGGGGCCGTTCGTCATGCCTTTTATCTTCGGCAAGAAGTGCCACAGCGAGAACTGGCCGCTCTGATCGCGGTTGGGGAGGGTGATCGCGCAGCATCGCGCCGCGCGGACAAAGGAGAGAGGAAATGGTTCGAGGAATCGCTTCGGTCATTGGCGGGTACATCGTCTGGACGGTCATCTGGCTGGCCTCGGGCGCAGGAATTCAGGCGGCCATGCCGGACGCCTTCGAAGAAACGGGCATGACCTCACGGACCGGCGTGCTCCTGCTGCTTCTGGCGGTGAGCGTGTTTGCATCGCTTGCATCCGGTGCGACGGCCGGCGCTGTTGCCCGACGGGCTCCCGGCCGGCATGCCCTGATTTGCAGCCTGCTCCTCCTGGCCACGGGGATCGGCGTTCAGGCCTCGGTCTGGAACGAAATGCCCCTCTGGTACCATCTGCCGTTTCTGGTACTGATCGTGCCGGTCAACCTGATTGGAGCGGCGATGTTCTCGCGCAAGCCGGCAGTTTGAGGGGATATCTTTGCTGAATCGGGTCCGGTAGACTACGCTGCTTCGGCGTTCCGGCGAGAAGCGCCGCTGCCAAACGCCTCATTGGGCCTGATTCATCGGAGAGACATTCCTTGAGCCAGCCTCTACGCGCAAGCGGTTCGACCTACGTCGGGCTGTTTCTGGTCGCCCTGGCGACATTAAGCCACGAAGTCCTGCTCACGCGCATTTTCAGCGTGACCATGCTCTACCATTTCGCCTTCATGGCCATTTCCGTGGCGATGTTCGGGATGACCGTGGGAGCCATCCTGATCTATCTCTTCCCGGAAAAGTTCACGGACGAGCGCGTGAGGCGGCAAATGGCGCTCAGCGCCTTGGCGTTTTCCGTCTCCCTGGTCATTTGCTTCCTGGTCCAACTGGTTGTCCCTTCGGTATTTCACTTTTCGCTCACCGGCCTGTTCTCCATCGGGTTCAAGTACTTCGTGATCGCCGTACCATTCGTCTTCAGCGGGATCTGCATGGCCGCGGCGCTGACCCGGTTTCCCTCGCAGGTGGGCCAATTGTACGCCGCCGATCTGATCGGCGCGGCAACCGGCTGCATCCTTGTCGTATTGATGCTTCCGTTCAGCGACGGTCCGACGACGGTTCTTTTCATTGCCGCGATTGCGGGAATGGGAGCATGGTGTTTCGCCCTGGACGCGGGCCAGCGGCAAGTCCGGCGGGCGACGCTCACGGTCGCTTTGTCGATTGCGGCGTTTGCACTCCTTCACGCGGAGCTCGTCCGCCTTCAGTCGCCGCTCATCCGCCTCATGTGGGTAAAGGGCCAGCTCGAATCCCCTCCACCGTTGTACGAGAAATGGAACTCGTTCTCGCGCGTCACGGTACTGGGCGACTCCAAGCGGAATCGCGAGCCCTACCGCAAGCCGTTCGGTTGGGGCCTCAGCGACAAGCTGCCGGCGGATTTCTCGGTTGATCAGTACATGCTGCTGATCGACGGCCTGGCCGGGACGCCCATGACACGTTTCGACGGCGACTTCCGGAAAGTCGAACACCTGCGTTTTGACGTAACCAACGCGGCCCACATCGTCCGGCATGACGCCGACGTATTCGTCATCGGCGCGGGGGGCGGCCGCGACGTTCTCTCCGCCCTCGCGTTCGACCAGCGCGCCGTTTTGGCAGTGGAGCTCAACGGCAACATTCTCGAGACGGCAATCGGAAAGTACGGGGAGTTCACGGGGCACTTGGACCGTGATCCCCGTGTTCAATTCGTTCACGACGAGGCCCGCAGCTTTCTGGCCGGGACCGATCGGCATTTCGACATCATCCAGCTCTCGCTGATCGATACGTGGGCCGCGACCGCCGCCGGAGCGTTCGTGCTCTCGGAGAACCAGCTCTACACGCGGGAAGCCTGGGATCTTTTCCTCAGCCGCCTGGCGCCGGCGGGATTACTCTCCGTGTCACGCTGGTACTTTGAACACCGCCCCGCGGAGATGTACCGCCTCACGGCTTTGGCGGCCGAGACGCTCGCCGCCGCGGGGATCGAGAATCCGCGAGATCATCTGGTGATCATCCGCAAGATCTTCCGCCAGACGCCGTGGTGGATACCGCGCGAATTGCCGGATGGAGTCGGTGTCGGGACGCTATTGCTGAATCGAACCCCCTTCACCGCGAACGAACTGACGGCCCTGAAGGAATGGGCGGACCGGATGGACTTCGAAATCGTCCTCACACCCGAACTCGGGGACGATGAGAATCTCGCGCGCATCGCCCGGGCGACTGACTTGCCGGAGCTATATGCCGAGTATCCGCTGAACATCGCGCCGCCCACCGACGACAAGCCGTTCTTTTTCCAGATGCTTCGGCTCAAGGACGCGGCCCGTCCGGAATTGTGGAAACAGGGTCCGAATACGCCCAACGTCGTCGCGGTGCTGACGGTGGCCGGGTTGTTCGTGTGCGTGGTGTTCCTGTCGGCCGCGTGCATTGTTCTGCCGCTTGCCCTGACAACCCGCCGCGGCGACCTGCGGGGCTCTCTGCCCTTCTTCGTTTTCTTCTGCGCAATCGGGCTGGGTTTCATGCTGGTCGAGATCGCGCAGGTCCAACGAATGATCGTCTTTCTCGGCCACCCGACCTACGGGCTGTCGGTACTTCTCTTTACGCTGCTGGTCTCGAGCGGAATCGGCAGCTTCCTGACGGGGCGCGTCGATGACGATCGACTCCGCCGCAGCACGCTGAACCGCCTGCTGCTGATCCTGGTAAGCCTGGGAGCGTTTGCCGTACTCATGCCGATGCTCATGCGGCGATACGAGGGTGCGGCCACCAGCTTTCGGATCCTTCTGTCGGTGCTTGCGCTGTTTCCCGTCGGAATGTTCATGGGGATGGCATTCCCGCTGGGAATGCGTCTGGCGACGCGCCGGGCACCGGCCATCACGCCGTGGCTATGGGGCATGAACGGGGCGACATCCGTCTGTGCTTCAGTCCTCGGCGTGGCGATCGCCCTCGCCAGCGGGATCTCGACGGCGTTCCTGGTGGGTGCGGCCTGTTACGTCGTGGCCCTGGCCGCTTTTGCGTGGTGTTCCGCAAATGCTCGGTCCTCGGCACCTGCGTGACAGATCATTCAACGAATGTGGCGAAACGCGGGCGCGAGCCCCTTCGCCGGCAATGCCGTGCGCCGAAGCCCAGATTCCTGCCGGAGCAGGCGGAACGCGTGAACACCCGCTTCTACGGCAGTGGAATCCGCCGCGGGGGACTTGTTCGGCCGTGCGAAACCGTTATCTTCCTTGTCGTGTCCGGCGCGGGCTGCGCGTTCTCGTGTGAAGCAGCGTCCGACACGGCCTCAGGTGGAGGCGCTTTGCGGGCGTAGCTCAATTGGTAGAGCATCAGCCTTCCAAGCTGAATGTTGCGCGTTCGAGTCGCGTCGCCCGCTGTAAAGCTCAGGGAAAGGTTAAGGCTCGGTGCCCCGCCGAACTCTCCTTCAATTCAAAGCACCTTCGCATAGATGACCTTGGCATCAGCCGGGGCGTAGAAATCCGGCAATACGGCCGCGCAGACGTAGCCCATCCGTTCGTAAAAGGCCCGTGTTGGGATGTACTCGTCTCGGCCGGCGGTATCGACGTAGATTCGCGTTCCGCCGGTCGAGACGACACGAGACTCCACCTGCCCGATGATCCGGCGCCCGAGGCCGAGTCGTTGGCTGTGGGGATCGACCGCGATCCAGTACAGATCAAAGCTCGAGCGCGTGCAGGGAATCGGCCCGAAACAGGCGTATCCCACAACGGAGCCGGCCGATTCCGCGATGACAAAGCGATAGCCGGAGGAGTCGCCCCGCTGAAGGAACTCCTCGGCCAGTTCCGCAGCGACGTCAGCTTCCTCCGCGCTGAACATCCCGGTTGCTTCCACGATACTTCGGATAGCGGGAACGTCAGTCGGGCGCAATTTGTCGCGGAACTCGATACGCGTGTTCGACTCCTGACCATGCGCTGTCATTGCGGCCGGCCCTCCCCAGGGGCAGATTTCCGCTCCTTTGTGGTCGCCGGGCGGGTAGTCGCCGTATCGTCTGTCGCGAACTGTCCTTCCGCCAAGCCGGTGAAGAACGACCTCGCGTTGATTCCGAGCGTGCGGGTCCGGTAGCCACCTTCCTGGACAATCAGCGTGGGGATCTTCATCCGGCCAATGAGGCGGCCGTTCTCCTCAAAGTCGCGCGGGCCGAGTGTCCACGTCCCCGTAGGATCGCCTTTGGCAGGATCGAAGCCCAAGGCCACGACGAGAAAGCGCGGCGCAAACGCCCGGACTTTTGCCAGCGCCTTTTTCAGCGTTGCGTGGTAGCGCTGCACGGGAATCTTCTCCGGCAGAGGAAGGTTGACGTTGAACCCTTCCGCACCTTCGCCGCCGCGATCTTCCTCGAATCCGCTGAAGTAGGGGTATGCGAAGCTGGGGTGTCCGTGAATGGAGACCGTGAGAACGTCGCAGCGGTTCCAGAAGATCTCCTCCTGGCCGTTGCCGTGGTGGTAGTCAATATCCAGGATCGCCACTTTGCCGTACTGCGTCAGGAAATGAGCACCAATCGCCGCGTTGGCGAAGTAGCAGAATCCACCGAACGACTTCCGTTCCGCGTGGTGGCCCGGCGGACGAACCAGCGCGTAGGCCAAGCGTTCCCCCCTGAGGAGCTCCTCCGCAGCGGTAAGCGTGCAATCGACGGCGCGCTTGGCCGCGGGGATCACGTTGCGATTGAGCGGCGTGAAGGTGTCGATGCAGTAGTAACCGGCGCGCACGAGGAGCTCTTTCGGAGGTCGCGTCTGATTGCGAATCGGGAAGACATACGGATAGACGGACTTTCCCGGAGCAATCGACTCACACGCCCGTTTCAGGTACTCGACAAACCCGCGATCGTGGACGGCAAGAATGTGCTTCTCGCCGAAGTCGCGCGGTCGCACTTCGTGGAACAGGCCCGTCTTGTCGATTTCCGCGCGGATCGCCGCGATGCGCGCCGGCGCTTCGACATAGCCCCGCTCGCGAACGTGGTGGATGTCGTGCTTGTCATTGACCACCAGGGCAATGCGCGCCCGGACAGGCGCCTTCGGCGCCGTGGACGGCATGTGCTCCGACTCCGGCGTGATGTATCGGAACGGGCGGCGCTCGACGGGGTCGTCCCGGAAGGAAGCAATCACACCGGCGATATACTTGGGCGTACAGATGTGACCGTACTTTCGCTCCAAAATGACCCGGACGATGCGCCGGGCTTCCTCCACTCCGATTCGCCTGCCGGAATCAAGATCATCGTACATGAGAAACGGAAGATCCCGTTGTCCCGGTCTGAGGGGGGCGTCGTAGTCGTTTCCAATCAGCGGGCGGGCACCGAAGCGTTCATAGAAGCGCAGTCGGGCGATGTTCTGCTTCAGAAGAGCCGGATCGGAAACAAGTTCGGGTTCGTCCGGAGGGCACTCGAAGAAAACTCCGATGGACTTGCCGGCCGCCGCTTCTTCTCGCACCCTGCCGTACAAGGCCCCACCCACGCCACCGCCCGTCCCGCGCGTGACCGCCGCAAGGTAGTCCATGAACCAGAATCGCAATTCCGGCTCGTGGGAGATCAGGGCTGCGCCGCGCACATTACCCTGGGTATCGTCGCAAACGTAGAGAAAGGCTCTGAACTTGTGCTTGAAGGGATTCCGCAGCTTCTGGGGCAGGCCTTCGATTTCCTCTTCGGAAATGCCCGGAAACTGGTCGCGGAGCATCTGCTGCACAGCGGCGATTTCGCGGGCGTCGATGGGAAGCAGATCATCGAAGACGCGACGGATTCTAAGCATGGCGAGTTTCGTCTTGTCGTGTTGGCAATACCACCGCGGCGGCGACGACGCGCTCGATCACCTTTTCCGAAGATAATCCGCCTTGCTGCGCGGCGGCCATGAAGCCGGCGTCTGGCGAGATGCACGGGTTCATGTTGACTTCCAGGACCCAGGCCCGTCCGTGTTCGTCCACGCGAAAATCCACGCGGGCGTAACCCCGAAGATCGAAGAGTCGCCAGCATCCCCGGGCGAGATCGCGAAGTCGCTCCAGAAGCGGCCCGTCCGACGAGGGGAATTCAAATCGCCTCGGCGTCGCATGA
Coding sequences within it:
- a CDS encoding helix-turn-helix transcriptional regulator; the encoded protein is MKPESMDAVFQALAHKTRRRMLDIVRNSPGCNVNDIAAHFEVSRIAVMKHLGVLETAGLVISEKKGRDRRFRVNTVPIRMIYERWTTAYSALWAGALTDIKYRIEAKNRKGKRK
- a CDS encoding SRPBCC domain-containing protein, which codes for MSETERAVFKVHIRGRIEDVWQEITKTDSLQKAIFNARLHTNGLKPGGKMQMRSANGKYVIVVGDVLEFDPPHRFSHTFKFTTLPDPPCKVTYDLKEVSDSVEFTLTVDDMPKGTQTAKHMTTGGKTIVDTLKVVVETGKPPFGVRFGYAMQAVMGPFVMPFIFGKKCHSENWPL
- a CDS encoding GNAT family N-acetyltransferase; its protein translation is MTAHGQESNTRIEFRDKLRPTDVPAIRSIVEATGMFSAEEADVAAELAEEFLQRGDSSGYRFVIAESAGSVVGYACFGPIPCTRSSFDLYWIAVDPHSQRLGLGRRIIGQVESRVVSTGGTRIYVDTAGRDEYIPTRAFYERMGYVCAAVLPDFYAPADAKVIYAKVL
- a CDS encoding histone deacetylase family protein, giving the protein MLRIRRVFDDLLPIDAREIAAVQQMLRDQFPGISEEEIEGLPQKLRNPFKHKFRAFLYVCDDTQGNVRGAALISHEPELRFWFMDYLAAVTRGTGGGVGGALYGRVREEAAAGKSIGVFFECPPDEPELVSDPALLKQNIARLRFYERFGARPLIGNDYDAPLRPGQRDLPFLMYDDLDSGRRIGVEEARRIVRVILERKYGHICTPKYIAGVIASFRDDPVERRPFRYITPESEHMPSTAPKAPVRARIALVVNDKHDIHHVRERGYVEAPARIAAIRAEIDKTGLFHEVRPRDFGEKHILAVHDRGFVEYLKRACESIAPGKSVYPYVFPIRNQTRPPKELLVRAGYYCIDTFTPLNRNVIPAAKRAVDCTLTAAEELLRGERLAYALVRPPGHHAERKSFGGFCYFANAAIGAHFLTQYGKVAILDIDYHHGNGQEEIFWNRCDVLTVSIHGHPSFAYPYFSGFEEDRGGEGAEGFNVNLPLPEKIPVQRYHATLKKALAKVRAFAPRFLVVALGFDPAKGDPTGTWTLGPRDFEENGRLIGRMKIPTLIVQEGGYRTRTLGINARSFFTGLAEGQFATDDTATTRPATTKERKSAPGEGRPQ